The Ascaphus truei isolate aAscTru1 chromosome 14, aAscTru1.hap1, whole genome shotgun sequence genome segment ttcagcaaatTACTGTAGTGCCAACGGTTATTCTAatacaaaccagtggcaatcgccaaaaagaccctgGTACATGCTAGGccgtgtttaaggcaagtttaaggcatttctgcattgactaatggcccatcagattaacagcgggggtccctggcagtcccattcaaactgaataggactgccagggacccctgctgtgttagtccatgcagaaatgccttaaacttgcctgaaactagccaggttacacccagtacgtacccagcatgtaaccgggctagtttaaggcaagccttagaatactcgttgtctcgtctgtatctGTCCGCTCctactcttaccgtgcaccccaagactggaacaatctacctgagactctctcAGCCACcactagtctaagttctttcaaaactaaagctgtctcacattttaatctggtctgtaactgttacatacgcctataatatatattatctcttactgtgcatgcaatgtcttgtatataatgtataaccttgctcatTTAATGTCTTAACCTTGCTCAtcatattgtctgattttgctgcacatattgtataattataattccctgtactgtattctttgtgaagcgctgagtacacttttggcgctatataaataaagacatacaatacaatacatggcaACGCGTTGTCATGACAATGTGATGTAACATGATGCCGCGACGCTACAGGAGGAGGGTCGCTCTTCAAAGAAACGCCTGGACCAGTAGGTATATACAATCCGCCCCTGTCCACgtctcagactggtctgcaaccctgactttgTCCATTATCTCTTAGTTTACAGTGcgtctactgcagccagggattctgggtaatgatatgcaaaggaGCACTCACAGTGTATCACCTTTTGCGCCTTGCCCATTTTAACATCaacccctgtaagcttatgcctaCCGTATTACAGcgttttttcagcacagcctggaatAAAGaaatgcagagccagtaaccctactcacagacagctattttgacCTTTTGGTTCTCATCAGTTTGAGGTTGGTTTTATTGGCTTTGTAATTTGAAGcaggaagtggctacaaccagaCACCAAAAAAATCCATAGAGAACTACTATACCAAATATGATTTCAATAAAGCACTGGATCTATGGTGCTatctaaatataaatatttatataaagcACACACCCAGAACCCTAGCAATTCGTAGATCACAACCGGACCCCACATATATGCAGTACTCGCTAGCTGGTCATACTGTTATGGACTTTTACAATAATTGCCAGCTGAAATAAGGGATAAAAACATTTAGAGAGCAAAAAAGGCTTAATTTGTAAAAATGTTGCTAATTTTAAATGACCCCATGTCTGCTGTTTTATGTCTAGAGTTACAATATCTACCCAGATTCTTATGGGGgcttccatttttatttttattttacacccAATGTTAGGTGAAAAAACATAATTTACTTTAAATTCAGCTTAGGTGTTCATCTGTTCAAAGTTATTCTTTAACTCATACAGACACATAACCATTCAAGTGGGAATAAGTGACCTAAGAAAGCCAGTTAAAGGTTCATTAGTGCACTAAAGATTAAACATAATCTTAAAAGCATGATAAGTGTTCTGAACAAAGCACTGCTGTGCTGAACAATGCCAAACATGAGGTTTAAAAGGCTTCAGGCTGGAGTTCCTTCGGATTGCTCTCTGAAACGCTTTAAAAACAATTGCAGACATTCTAACTTTACACAAAACTACCAGCTTTGGAGGTTGTAGGTGGCAGGAGCAAGTTGACATGTAGACCTGTAGATTGTTTTTGGATGTGAAAATAGGAAGcagtaatacaaaataaaaattctGTTTTTTGTGTAAATCTATCGTCTTGATGGAAACAGACAGCTCAACAAAAGTCACTTAGCGAAGCAAAGACGATCAAGGCATACCATTATACTGTAAGTGTACTGTAGCTAATAATTGTGAAAAGACTTAACCAGCCCAAAACATGGTGCAATGAACACTTTCACACAGCCCAGCGTCTCCCAGCAATATTGCACACCATGTTAATTTAGTAAATAGTTGGTACTGTATTAGCATTGGGGCAAAATGTACTTTTAAACTAGGGTTgatcatctccagtcctcaagcattTGTTAATACAACAGTGTCATATTTGAATTGCACTATGTCTCCCTTATCTTTTTTCCCCCGAGGTAATACTACAATCATCTTTATAAGACGAAACTGATAAGCCACCGTTTGAGAAAGCTATATATGTCTCTACTTGTATGTAGGAAAACATATGAGCAAAGATTCCACTTACACACTACTTTGTCCTAACAGTAcactctatatatatttttttttttttttgggtgacCCTGCTCCTTCTGGAATTTTGTGGAGAAACTACTACTTGAGACAGTTACATAATTTCAACAATTACCACCtggaaaaaagttttttttaattatgtctATGTTTATAAACAAAGATGCCTATTCTTCCTTTTCGATGGCTGTTGACCTGACTGTGGTTTCCCATCCTCACTGTTATAATTGCCTTATAAATTATTAAGGTGTTTCTAGTTACATAGTACCTATGATTAAACAGGTCAGTACTCCATCAtctccccaatacatctacaatcTAAACTTTGATTTTCTACATTGAGTTTGCAGCTGGGTCAATGTTTACTTTTCCTACAAACATAACGACTATGTGCTATGGCAATGAATAATAATTAAACATTAACTCAGGTTCATATTTGAAGTGGATTTGCTGATAATACGCAGTCGGTGATTATTTGATGTAGATTTCATACAATATGCCGCAATTTCCAGGTACAGTACTATGTAATTGATCGTTaatataatacataataatataactcCGTAAGTCAACACAAAGGACATTATTTTATGTTTATCTCAATCATTGCTAGTTTACAGTGTTCCCGTTTTATTTCGCATTTTAAATATCTTTGATGCTTCACACAACTTACAGGTCACTTAGTATTTTTCACCAGCAAATTAAATCTGTTGTACTGTCAGACGTTCATGGTTTTCTGCCTGGTTTATTAAAATCATCTCATATTAAAACTTATTATACACATTTCTCCACTGCCCTTCACATGTAATGTCTTTATTATTGCTGAGTCAGTTTTGTGATTCTTTGTTCTGGTAAAGTTTAATCCATTTCTAATTCCTCCTCTCTCAATACTGTATCTATCCCAAAAGGGTTTGTTGATGAAGATTTTAAGTTTGATGTATACAGTACTTGTACCTACATATTAATAGCAGCCATGATTTGAAGCCATGGcccaaaaatacatacaataaaggATCAAGACAGCTATTTAGTATAGCTAGGCACAGGGTTGCCACAACTGTCCTCTGTAGAACATCATGCAAGCTGCAAATGTTTGGATGATGGACTAAATAATGCAGATGTACTGTTCTCTGAATGTGGTAAGGCAATAAAGAGACAGAGAAAACCAAAAGAACCAGAAAAATCAGGGTAGCATGTTTCCTAATAATTCCTTTCGTCATAGATGTTTGTATTATATGTCTGATAAGTAGCCCATTACATATTAAGATTGTCAAAAATGGAGCCAAGAATCCAAAAATCAAGGCGTAATAATTCATGTACATGATCCTTCTCCAAGATAACAACCCCGAGGGTTCAAAGCACCTGGTCACGTTTTCTCGAACCTGGGTACCTGATAGAAGAAAAGGTAATGTGCTGACCCCTGTAAAAACCCAAACAAAAGCACACAGTTTAACAACCGTCCTAATACTAATCATTACAGGATGAACAGTGAATACGTAACGCAATGCACTCAAACAGGCCAGAAAGAAGATGCTGGAGTACATGCTGAAAAAAAAAGAGTATGCAGTAAGACGGCAAAGAACATCTCCAAAGTTCCATACTGCCCCATTCTGGTAATAGGATATTCTCATTGGCAGAAACATTATGAATATAAGATCAGCAATTGTAAGGTTCATCAGGCATATTGTAGTTATCCCTTTCCTTATGTTGACCCTGCAGAAGAAATATAAGGCTGCCCCATTGAAGAGTAGCCcaagaacaaaaacaaagataTATACTGCAGTATATGCGTGATACTTGTACTCGTCATCTGCTTCACATTGAATACTGTCATTGCCTGGGAACTGTTGATTGTCATGCGTTTCTTCCATCTCTAGCAAAGAAAAAACAAAGCACAGGAGTTACTGAATTGTTTTCTTAAATTTACTTAAAGGAGATATAGCTAATGTTATTGAAACCCATGGCACGCTCCTTTCGTAAAATACCTCGATAGCCCCGCCCCCTTCTTGCTCGTGGGTTATTGAAAACAATGGCTGCTTTACCCACTAGAAAGTTATGTATGTTGTGCTGCAGTGCGCCACAGTTGCAATAATATTGGCTATATCTGTACCTCTATCATTTTTGGCGCCTGCTAAAGTTGTGTTGTCATCAGATCATCCCTCTTTGCCGATATCCTCCCATACAATGCTGAATGGTTTTAACCTAAGAGAACTGTATTTTCATTAAAAAATACAAGACAAAACGCTTGTTACTGGAGTTTGAAGACCCGCCACCCCATGGTACGTACATGTGTTGGCCGCCTCTTTGCTGCCGCCCTACATCTCCTTTGGAATCCAAGCATCAAATGACTCCTCGGACGTCATCAACATGACAGTGCacggcgtcgcgttgccatggtaacgtggcatcatgacgtcatttgatgtcacgttgGGCAATGAGATgccgtgtgacatcacattggggcgtccgcggcgtcatttgatgctggtattccaaaggagatgggagcgggtgGCAACAAGGAGGCGGCCTACACATGTAAGTGCATTCCCGTTAGGTTCGATAGGCCTGAGAGCGCTGCAAATGCATATGCGGGCGAAAAATgttgccgccccaaaattttgctgcccgggcctaatgggaaatccaccactggttGTAGTACATATGTTATCTTATAGTACATACAAATGAAGCATGAGGAGGAACTGCTTTGAAATGAAACTTCAAGCATTTCACCTCCTGGAGGATAACGGTTAGTCAAAAGACCACAGGGAATATACCTGAAATGTCTTGATCCACTGTGCTTTTATCTTGTGTTACACAGCCTTGATTGGGGTCATGAAGGATTAATGAATAAGAAGATGGACCCTAAGCATTTCGTTTTGTTTAAACGCACTGTTTAGTATTTTTTTAGTAATGTAGTTTTAAAATaagggtgcgcaaactcttctccctgtgcacccctgcctgctctcaacccctgctcgcgccccaccCCTGCTCGACTTCGGCCATAgcaccgtgacgtcacgtgacacgcAGCGTCATTTGCCATCGGGTTGCCATGGTGATGTGACACTGGCAAGTTAAGGTAAgtcaagttacagaggcctcgcgcgctctgCGGCATTTAATTTCAATGCCTTCAGGGAAGCGCCCGCCGCGTCCCCCTCCCAGAAAAtcgtgcgccccccagtttacgcacccctggtttagaacaTAGTGTCGATAAGAGTTGTTGAatttaaatacttaaataataatgTTCATCATCTAGCTAGGAGTTTTGGCAGTTTACAAGGTAACGTAggggaaagacacctcctgtggcgctgaggtaaGGTATGGATGGGGTTGTAGACAAAGTTCCTTTCTGGATGGATTCcctcaagaaaaaaagaaaaaaacaagcatacacactgcaatagtgcattacccagggacaacaaGGATATATAAAGAGAGCacttaatacatattaaaaatacattataaaatacaatGAATTACACAAAAAAAAACTATCTGTGCCTCTGCATAGGAACCAGATGTCTTGAAACTTGCTCCACTTtggtaaaattggaaacctactcaccaaaagtgactaggacataagcATTATTGTAATGGTCTTGTCAGCAGGTAAACCGCTTGCCGTGGGGTGAATTTGCGTCAGTCAACGGAGGAGGATCCCCTTCTTTACTCAGGAGTCTGCTGGCTGCTTTCTCCCAGAGTTCGGTCGATCAACTcttcctgtgacgtcaccgcttgaGTTCCACAGCTACGGTGCCCCTGCGatgccaaaagacctcctacgcgtttcgaaactccaaatagtgggtttcttcgtcagggatgtgATCATTTGTTTGACAGGAAATATGACCCCCGAGGTGAGCAGAAGTGTAGAGGTTATGTATTAAAAGCCTGTATTTCCGGATATTGGTTAGGTACCTGTAGCATTAAAGGTCAACCCCTCCTGGAGGGgcgtattattataattttctaTAGTCATAAGCCAGCCCATCTAGGGGTGTGTATAAACTCTTACTTGATTAACTCTGAAAAATAATGAACCCGTAACCATTGTATTTTTTCTCGCATTCACATGCTGAATTACCAAGCCCCCCAAAATAGCATAGTTGAATGGCTAAAATAGGGATGATATAATGTCCTACTCTCACATAGTACCTATGTCACACTATAcgaccaaaataattatattggCTCACTCAAATACAGTACGCCACCACCTACACTGGCTCTCCTCCATTTTCACAGGGTACATAAAAGCTTGTACAATTGTACCTCATTATTTAGTGGAGTGACGTGGGGTCTCTAAGCTTTGTGCCCAACATGAAGctacaaatatttatttttaaaaagtccATATCAATACCTGCAAAACATATATAATTTTTCCATCACTAACATGACTTTGCTACAATgtcataaataaaaaatgaatctcTAACTTGGACTACTTCTTCACTTCATTAAAGCTAAATGGACTCATTTCAAATCATGCATCAATTCAATGTCCAATAAAGACATGCTTTGATATTACCTCTGAAGGTATAGAAACCCTACTGCAAAATGTAACGTTGTAACTGCAAACCAATTATGACCCTGTAGGAATTATGTAACAACTTCGGCAGAGGGAAAGAGTAGACTGGTTAAAGACCTTTTTCTGTCTGCACTCATCTGTTAAAGTGAATAAAGAAACACTTTGCTTGCCTCTCCATGAGTTCTATGGACTCGTgagtaaggccgtgattatagtgcCCACGCGCGCCGCGAACCAAAGGCCGTAActctgaggcaggccatagagcgcgcgatTTTTGAATATACAATTGGATTTGTTTTTGCAGCGCgacggccgcgtcatgtgagcggttcagccaataagggcgaaccactcacgtgaagTCTGAAGGCCTAAGCTACTCTGGTGTGTTGCGCCTGTATGTATTATTTGATTGATTACTTTAGATACTGGACTAAAACGTGGGATTTAGCCCTGTGGAATACCTAGCACCCTCATTATGTACTTTGTTTGCATTTATGC includes the following:
- the LOC142465967 gene encoding LOW QUALITY PROTEIN: cysteinyl leukotriene receptor 2-like (The sequence of the model RefSeq protein was modified relative to this genomic sequence to represent the inferred CDS: deleted 2 bases in 1 codon), with the protein product MEETHDNQQFPGNDSIQCEADDEYKYHAYTAVYIFVFVLGLLFNGAALYFFCRVNIRKGITTICLMNLTIADLIFIMFLPMRISYYQNGAVWNFGDVLCRLTAYSFFFSMYSSIFFLACLSALRYVFTVHPVMISIRTVVKLCAFVWVFTGVSTLPFLLSGTQVRENVTRCFEPSGLLSWRRIMYMNYYALIFGFLAPFLTILICNGLLIRHIIQTSMTKGIIRKHATLIFLVLLVFSVSLLPYHIQRTVHLHYLVHHPNICSLHDVLQRTVVATLCLAILNSCLDPLLYVFLGHGFKSWLLLICRYKYYTSNLKSSSTNPFGIDTVLREEELEMD